A region of Clarias gariepinus isolate MV-2021 ecotype Netherlands chromosome 25, CGAR_prim_01v2, whole genome shotgun sequence DNA encodes the following proteins:
- the LOC128513451 gene encoding SLAM family member 9-like — protein sequence MTVHECTKQESLSLLFLTVCNPVFKLVNSSIQLDISTKIVNDDLTWLFNQKENIVKYSVRLRVLGRFKGRVKFDEETHSLTLYNIQKTDSGLYQAEYAGEKREIVATHQIHVLDPVGKTFLNVSHQQSTDTCNVTLICGAQNLSLTSHCYNDTCDMKEQKTVGDAFLSLSLYISNNTIVCNHSNPVSWKTTTMEMKYVKQLCLSEGVSMHTYCMGEM from the exons atgactgtgcacgaGTGCActaagcaag AAAGTTTATCCTTGCTTTTTCTTACAGTGTGTAATCCTGTTTTCAAATTGGTTAACAGTTCTATTCAACTGGACATATCAACAAAGATCGTTAATGATGATCTCACTTGGTTATTTaaccaaaaagaaaacattgtgAAATATTCTGTAAGACTTAGAGTATTGGGAAGGTTTAAAGGCAGGGTGAAATTCGATGAAGAAACCCACAGTCTCACACTGTATAACATACAGAAGACTGATAGTGGACTCTACCAAGCAGAATATGCTGGTGAAAAGAGAGAAATTGTTGCTACGCACCAAATACATGTTTTAG aTCCAGTGGGGAAAACATTCCTTAATGTCTCTCACCAGCAAAGCACTGACACCTGTAATGTGACTCTCATCTGTGGCGCTCAGAACCTCTCCCTCACCTCTCACTGCTACAATGATACCTGTGATATGAAGGAACAGAAAACAGTTGGAGACGCATTTCTTTCCCTCTCATTGTACATCAGTAACAACACCATTGTTTGTAATCATAGCAACCCTGTCAGCTGGAAAACTACAACTATGGAGatgaaatatgtaaaacaacTCTGTCTTTCTGAAGGTGTAagcatgcacacatactgtatgggggaaatgtaa